From Melanotaenia boesemani isolate fMelBoe1 chromosome 12, fMelBoe1.pri, whole genome shotgun sequence, a single genomic window includes:
- the pou2f1b gene encoding POU domain, class 2, transcription factor 1b isoform X1, translating to MADGGAASQDESSGQDAKVNIKSETTKCAMESGDGNTGIQTNGLDFQRQTVPTTISSAHAQALLQQLTFTPQQQLLLQQAQAQLLAAAVQHSASQQNSTTGANISASAATPITQLPLSQPIQIAPQLQQQNLSLPQFVLVQPGHPIATPIQPQFIISQTPQAQQGIFNTQSLLTQLPQSQANLLPTQPSITLATQPATPTRTTAATPIQSLSQSQTPPKRLDTPTLEEPSDLEELEQFAKTFKQRRIKLGFTQGDVGLAMGKLYGNDFSQTTISRFEALNLSFKNMCKLKPLLEKWLNDAVCAENLTSDQSLSSPSALGSPGMGIEGINRRRKKRTSIETNIRVALEKSFLEQNQKPTSEEITMIADQLSMEKEVIRVWFCNRRQKEKRINPPSSGNSGGCNTPIKTIFTPSSPLVASTASLVSSPTITSTTLTVNPVMPLTSTSVSNLSLTGTTVGATNTASVISTAPMVTTATSSPSLSPSPTLNQSSSIDSKAGIQAQTIVTQAPTSVATTLGAGQVMVAAPGLSAALQSAAQLPTSASFAAMAAAAGLSPGLMASSQFTPGGALLSLTPGGLGSALSPALMSNSTLATIQALASGGAIPITSLEGGNLLFANTSTANTPNLVTTPLFLNPQNLSLLTSNPVSLVSAGTGGLQVTADAHHQATTAAVPVQASTITTASKAQ from the exons TTGACCTTCACcccacagcagcagctgttgcTCCAGCAGGCCCAGGCTCAGCTTCTGGCTGCAGCTGTGCAGCATTCAGCCAGCCAGCAGAACAGCACCACTGGGGCCAACATCTCGGCCTCCGCAGCCACACCTATTACCCAGCTGCCCCTGTCACAGCCTATCCAGATTGCCCCT cagctacaACAGCAGAACCTAAGTCTGCCTCAGTTTGTTTTGGTTCAACCTGGCCACCCGATTGCCACACCAATCCAGCCCCAGTTCATCATCTCACAGACACCGCAGGCACAACAGG GCATATTCAATACCCAGAGTCTTCTAACTCAACTACCTCAAAGCCAAGCTAACCTCCTGCCGACTCAACCAAGCATCACCCTTGCAACTCAG CCTGCAACTCCAACCCGCACAACAGCGGCCACACCTATTCAGTCCCTGTCCCAGAGTCAGACCCCACCCAAACGGTTGGACACCCCCACCCTGGAGGAGCCTAGTGATCTTGAGGAGCTGGAGCAGTTTGCCAAGACTTTTAAGCAGAGACGAATCAAACTGGGCTTcacacag GGGGACGTTGGCCTGGCTATGGGGAAGCTGTATGGAAACGACTTTAGCCAAACTACCATCTCTCGCTTTGAGGCCTTGAATCTAAGCTTTAAGAACATGTGCAAACTCAAGCCTTTGCTGGAGAAGTGGCTCAATGATGCAG TTTGTGCAGAGAACCTGACATCTGACCAGTCCTTGTCCAGCCCCAGTGCCCTGGGCTCCCCAGGCATGGGCATAGAGGGCATCAATCGCAGACGGAAGAAAAGGACCAGTATCGAGACCAACATTCGAGTGGCCTTAGAAAAGAGCTTTCTGGAG CAGAACCAAAAACCTACCTCTGAAGAGATCACAATGATTGCTGACCAGCTCAGCATGGAAAAGGAGGTGATTCGGGTCTGGTTTTGCAATCGCCGACAGAAAGAGAAGCGAATTAACCCCCCAAGCAGTGGTAACAGCGGAGGATGCAACACCCCCATCAAAACCATCTTTACTCCCAGCAGCCCTTTG GTGGCCAGCACAGCAAGCCTTGTGAGCAGTCCAACTATTACATCCACCACTCTGACTGTAAACCCAGTGATGCCTCTCACCAGCACCAGTGTTTCCAATTTGTCCCTTACAG GCACAACAGTTGGAGCCACAAACACTGCATCCGTAATCTCCACTGCACCTATGGTTACCACAGCAACCAGTTCTCCATCTTTAAGCCCATCTCCAACGCTTAATCAGTCCTCATCCATAGACAGCAAAGCTGGCATTCAGGCGCAGACGATTGTCACACAGGCACCAACATCTGTAGCTACAACTTTAGGGGCAGGACAGGTGATGGTGGCAGCGCCGGGACTGTCTGCGGCGCTGCAGAGTGCTGCCCAGTTGCCCACCAGTGCCAGCTTTGCAGCcatggctgctgctgcaggGCTCAGCCCAGGACTGATGGCATCCTCACAGTTCACGCCAGG GGGCGCCCTCCTCAGTCTGACTCCTGGGGGTCTCGGCAGTGCCCTTAGTCCTGCTCTCATGAGTAACAGTACCCTGGCTACTATTCAAG CACTGGCATCGGGTGGCGCAATCCCCATCACTTCTCTGGAAGGTGGCAACCTGCTGTTCGCCAACACCTCTACCGCTAACACTCCCAACCTGGTGACCACGCCGCTTTTCCTAAACCCTCAGAACCTGTCGCTGCTTACCAGCAACCCCGTCAGCCTGGTGTCGGCAGGGACCGGGGGGCTACAGGTCACTGCTGACGCCCACCACCAAGCCACCACGGCTGCCGTGCCTGTGCAGGCCTCGACCATTACCACTGCCTCCAAGGCTCAGTGA
- the pou2f1b gene encoding POU domain, class 2, transcription factor 1b isoform X3 has translation MADGGAASQDESSGQDAKVNIKSETTKCAMESGDGNTGIQTNGLDFQRQTVPTTISSAHAQALLQQLTFTPQQQLLLQQAQAQLLAAAVQHSASQQNSTTGANISASAATPITQLPLSQPIQIAPQLQQQNLSLPQFVLVQPGHPIATPIQPQFIISQTPQAQQGIFNTQSLLTQLPQSQANLLPTQPSITLATQPATPTRTTAATPIQSLSQSQTPPKRLDTPTLEEPSDLEELEQFAKTFKQRRIKLGFTQGDVGLAMGKLYGNDFSQTTISRFEALNLSFKNMCKLKPLLEKWLNDAVCAENLTSDQSLSSPSALGSPGMGIEGINRRRKKRTSIETNIRVALEKSFLENQKPTSEEITMIADQLSMEKEVIRVWFCNRRQKEKRINPPSSGNSGGCNTPIKTIFTPSSPLVASTASLVSSPTITSTTLTVNPVMPLTSTSVSNLSLTGTTVGATNTASVISTAPMVTTATSSPSLSPSPTLNQSSSIDSKAGIQAQTIVTQAPTSVATTLGAGQVMVAAPGLSAALQSAAQLPTSASFAAMAAAAGLSPGLMASSQFTPGGALLSLTPGGLGSALSPALMSNSTLATIQALASGGAIPITSLEGGNLLFANTSTANTPNLVTTPLFLNPQNLSLLTSNPVSLVSAGTGGLQVTADAHHQATTAAVPVQASTITTASKAQ, from the exons TTGACCTTCACcccacagcagcagctgttgcTCCAGCAGGCCCAGGCTCAGCTTCTGGCTGCAGCTGTGCAGCATTCAGCCAGCCAGCAGAACAGCACCACTGGGGCCAACATCTCGGCCTCCGCAGCCACACCTATTACCCAGCTGCCCCTGTCACAGCCTATCCAGATTGCCCCT cagctacaACAGCAGAACCTAAGTCTGCCTCAGTTTGTTTTGGTTCAACCTGGCCACCCGATTGCCACACCAATCCAGCCCCAGTTCATCATCTCACAGACACCGCAGGCACAACAGG GCATATTCAATACCCAGAGTCTTCTAACTCAACTACCTCAAAGCCAAGCTAACCTCCTGCCGACTCAACCAAGCATCACCCTTGCAACTCAG CCTGCAACTCCAACCCGCACAACAGCGGCCACACCTATTCAGTCCCTGTCCCAGAGTCAGACCCCACCCAAACGGTTGGACACCCCCACCCTGGAGGAGCCTAGTGATCTTGAGGAGCTGGAGCAGTTTGCCAAGACTTTTAAGCAGAGACGAATCAAACTGGGCTTcacacag GGGGACGTTGGCCTGGCTATGGGGAAGCTGTATGGAAACGACTTTAGCCAAACTACCATCTCTCGCTTTGAGGCCTTGAATCTAAGCTTTAAGAACATGTGCAAACTCAAGCCTTTGCTGGAGAAGTGGCTCAATGATGCAG TTTGTGCAGAGAACCTGACATCTGACCAGTCCTTGTCCAGCCCCAGTGCCCTGGGCTCCCCAGGCATGGGCATAGAGGGCATCAATCGCAGACGGAAGAAAAGGACCAGTATCGAGACCAACATTCGAGTGGCCTTAGAAAAGAGCTTTCTGGAG AACCAAAAACCTACCTCTGAAGAGATCACAATGATTGCTGACCAGCTCAGCATGGAAAAGGAGGTGATTCGGGTCTGGTTTTGCAATCGCCGACAGAAAGAGAAGCGAATTAACCCCCCAAGCAGTGGTAACAGCGGAGGATGCAACACCCCCATCAAAACCATCTTTACTCCCAGCAGCCCTTTG GTGGCCAGCACAGCAAGCCTTGTGAGCAGTCCAACTATTACATCCACCACTCTGACTGTAAACCCAGTGATGCCTCTCACCAGCACCAGTGTTTCCAATTTGTCCCTTACAG GCACAACAGTTGGAGCCACAAACACTGCATCCGTAATCTCCACTGCACCTATGGTTACCACAGCAACCAGTTCTCCATCTTTAAGCCCATCTCCAACGCTTAATCAGTCCTCATCCATAGACAGCAAAGCTGGCATTCAGGCGCAGACGATTGTCACACAGGCACCAACATCTGTAGCTACAACTTTAGGGGCAGGACAGGTGATGGTGGCAGCGCCGGGACTGTCTGCGGCGCTGCAGAGTGCTGCCCAGTTGCCCACCAGTGCCAGCTTTGCAGCcatggctgctgctgcaggGCTCAGCCCAGGACTGATGGCATCCTCACAGTTCACGCCAGG GGGCGCCCTCCTCAGTCTGACTCCTGGGGGTCTCGGCAGTGCCCTTAGTCCTGCTCTCATGAGTAACAGTACCCTGGCTACTATTCAAG CACTGGCATCGGGTGGCGCAATCCCCATCACTTCTCTGGAAGGTGGCAACCTGCTGTTCGCCAACACCTCTACCGCTAACACTCCCAACCTGGTGACCACGCCGCTTTTCCTAAACCCTCAGAACCTGTCGCTGCTTACCAGCAACCCCGTCAGCCTGGTGTCGGCAGGGACCGGGGGGCTACAGGTCACTGCTGACGCCCACCACCAAGCCACCACGGCTGCCGTGCCTGTGCAGGCCTCGACCATTACCACTGCCTCCAAGGCTCAGTGA
- the pou2f1b gene encoding POU domain, class 2, transcription factor 1b isoform X5, producing the protein MADGGAASQDESSGQDAKVNIKSETTKCAMESGDGNTGIQTNGLDFQRQTVPTTISSAHAQALLQQLTFTPQQQLLLQQAQAQLLAAAVQHSASQQNSTTGANISASAATPITQLPLSQPIQIAPQLQQQNLSLPQFVLVQPGHPIATPIQPQFIISQTPQAQQGIFNTQSLLTQLPQSQANLLPTQPSITLATQPATPTRTTAATPIQSLSQSQTPPKRLDTPTLEEPSDLEELEQFAKTFKQRRIKLGFTQGDVGLAMGKLYGNDFSQTTISRFEALNLSFKNMCKLKPLLEKWLNDAENLTSDQSLSSPSALGSPGMGIEGINRRRKKRTSIETNIRVALEKSFLENQKPTSEEITMIADQLSMEKEVIRVWFCNRRQKEKRINPPSSGNSGGCNTPIKTIFTPSSPLVASTASLVSSPTITSTTLTVNPVMPLTSTSVSNLSLTGTTVGATNTASVISTAPMVTTATSSPSLSPSPTLNQSSSIDSKAGIQAQTIVTQAPTSVATTLGAGQVMVAAPGLSAALQSAAQLPTSASFAAMAAAAGLSPGLMASSQFTPGGALLSLTPGGLGSALSPALMSNSTLATIQALASGGAIPITSLEGGNLLFANTSTANTPNLVTTPLFLNPQNLSLLTSNPVSLVSAGTGGLQVTADAHHQATTAAVPVQASTITTASKAQ; encoded by the exons TTGACCTTCACcccacagcagcagctgttgcTCCAGCAGGCCCAGGCTCAGCTTCTGGCTGCAGCTGTGCAGCATTCAGCCAGCCAGCAGAACAGCACCACTGGGGCCAACATCTCGGCCTCCGCAGCCACACCTATTACCCAGCTGCCCCTGTCACAGCCTATCCAGATTGCCCCT cagctacaACAGCAGAACCTAAGTCTGCCTCAGTTTGTTTTGGTTCAACCTGGCCACCCGATTGCCACACCAATCCAGCCCCAGTTCATCATCTCACAGACACCGCAGGCACAACAGG GCATATTCAATACCCAGAGTCTTCTAACTCAACTACCTCAAAGCCAAGCTAACCTCCTGCCGACTCAACCAAGCATCACCCTTGCAACTCAG CCTGCAACTCCAACCCGCACAACAGCGGCCACACCTATTCAGTCCCTGTCCCAGAGTCAGACCCCACCCAAACGGTTGGACACCCCCACCCTGGAGGAGCCTAGTGATCTTGAGGAGCTGGAGCAGTTTGCCAAGACTTTTAAGCAGAGACGAATCAAACTGGGCTTcacacag GGGGACGTTGGCCTGGCTATGGGGAAGCTGTATGGAAACGACTTTAGCCAAACTACCATCTCTCGCTTTGAGGCCTTGAATCTAAGCTTTAAGAACATGTGCAAACTCAAGCCTTTGCTGGAGAAGTGGCTCAATGATGCAG AGAACCTGACATCTGACCAGTCCTTGTCCAGCCCCAGTGCCCTGGGCTCCCCAGGCATGGGCATAGAGGGCATCAATCGCAGACGGAAGAAAAGGACCAGTATCGAGACCAACATTCGAGTGGCCTTAGAAAAGAGCTTTCTGGAG AACCAAAAACCTACCTCTGAAGAGATCACAATGATTGCTGACCAGCTCAGCATGGAAAAGGAGGTGATTCGGGTCTGGTTTTGCAATCGCCGACAGAAAGAGAAGCGAATTAACCCCCCAAGCAGTGGTAACAGCGGAGGATGCAACACCCCCATCAAAACCATCTTTACTCCCAGCAGCCCTTTG GTGGCCAGCACAGCAAGCCTTGTGAGCAGTCCAACTATTACATCCACCACTCTGACTGTAAACCCAGTGATGCCTCTCACCAGCACCAGTGTTTCCAATTTGTCCCTTACAG GCACAACAGTTGGAGCCACAAACACTGCATCCGTAATCTCCACTGCACCTATGGTTACCACAGCAACCAGTTCTCCATCTTTAAGCCCATCTCCAACGCTTAATCAGTCCTCATCCATAGACAGCAAAGCTGGCATTCAGGCGCAGACGATTGTCACACAGGCACCAACATCTGTAGCTACAACTTTAGGGGCAGGACAGGTGATGGTGGCAGCGCCGGGACTGTCTGCGGCGCTGCAGAGTGCTGCCCAGTTGCCCACCAGTGCCAGCTTTGCAGCcatggctgctgctgcaggGCTCAGCCCAGGACTGATGGCATCCTCACAGTTCACGCCAGG GGGCGCCCTCCTCAGTCTGACTCCTGGGGGTCTCGGCAGTGCCCTTAGTCCTGCTCTCATGAGTAACAGTACCCTGGCTACTATTCAAG CACTGGCATCGGGTGGCGCAATCCCCATCACTTCTCTGGAAGGTGGCAACCTGCTGTTCGCCAACACCTCTACCGCTAACACTCCCAACCTGGTGACCACGCCGCTTTTCCTAAACCCTCAGAACCTGTCGCTGCTTACCAGCAACCCCGTCAGCCTGGTGTCGGCAGGGACCGGGGGGCTACAGGTCACTGCTGACGCCCACCACCAAGCCACCACGGCTGCCGTGCCTGTGCAGGCCTCGACCATTACCACTGCCTCCAAGGCTCAGTGA